A DNA window from Danio aesculapii chromosome 14, fDanAes4.1, whole genome shotgun sequence contains the following coding sequences:
- the rarres3l gene encoding retinoic acid receptor responder 3-like encodes MLFLPQTDTYHRLYTHTRTLSAITDRGNVINEKFVEVAMAPTKFDQKPEPGDLIEIFRGGYQHWAIYVGEGYVIHLAPPSEHAQAGAYSMMSVLYDKAIVKKEELYEIVGNDKYRINNLLDDKYEPRDICDILRDAHSLLGRELPYCVFSGNCEHFVTELRYGKAHSRQVRNAVEVGVGIGVAAAIGVGLLAAAAAILVQKTKIGKHAEDWQTHK; translated from the exons ATGTTATTTTTACCTCAGACAGACACATACCACAgactatacacacatacacggacTCTCTCAGCCATCACT GACCGAGGAAACGTTATAAACGAAAAGTTCGTTGAGGTTGCCATGGCACCGACAAAG TTTGATCAGAAGCCAGAACCCGGAGACCTCATTGAAATCTTCAGAGGTGGATATCAGCACTGGGCTATATATGTGGGTGAAGGTTATGTGATTCACCTTGCTCCACCCT CTGAACATGCTCAAGCCGGAGCCTACAGTATGATGTCAGTGCTGTATGACAAAGCCATAGTGAAGAAAGAAGAACTTTATGAAATTGTTGGCAATGATAAATATCGGATCAACAACCTCCTGGATGACAAATATGAGCCACGTGATATTTGTGATATTCTGCGAGACGCGCACAGTCTTTTGGGACGAGAACTTCCATATTGTGTGTTCAGTGGGAACTGTGAGCACTTTGTTACGGAGCTGAGATACGGAAAGGCTCACTCTCGACAG GTGCGAAACGCAGTAGAGGTCGGTGTTGGAATTGGTGTCGCTGCAGCCATTGGTGTCGGGCTTCTTGCAGCTGCAGCAGCCATTTTGGTCCAAAAAACAAAGATAGGCAAACACGCTGAGGACTGGCAAACGCACAAGTGA